From the Streptomyces sp. 846.5 genome, the window CGGAGGCGCCGTATGACACCACGTCTCGCAACCGACATCGTCACCTTCTACCACCCGGAATTCTGGGGACTCGACTCCGCCGACGCCTTTCGCGACTGGGCCTTCAGGAATCCTGCGGCCTTCTGGGAGCGGGTGATGGACGCGCTGGTCCAGGCCGGTGTCACCGGCATCGAGCTGACCTTCGCGCCGGGCGACATCGACTCGGTTCTGCGGGCCTTCGGCAGCGCACCGGCGTTCCGCCGCGACCTCGCGTCCCGGGGCCTGTCCGTGGTGAGCGCCTTCGTCGCCGACAGCGAGAGCCCCGACTGGCGGCACGGCGGGAACCTGCCCGCGATCGTCGCCGACGCCGAGGGGCGCGCAGCCTTCCTCGCCGACGTGGGGGCGGATCTCCTCGTCACCGGACTGCCGATGCGCACGACCTTCGGGACCCGCCCGCCCTTCTTCGTCGACGCCGCGTACATGACCCGGATGGCCGACATCGCCCATGTGGTCGGTGAGGCCGTCGCCCAGCACGGCGTGAGGCTCGCCTTCCACACGGAGTCCAACAGCACGCTCTGGTACGAGCGGGACATCGACCTGTTCATGGCCCTGACCGATCCGCGCTACGTCTGGCTGTGCCCCGACTCCTGCCACATCGCACTCGGCGGAGGAGACCCCGTCGCCGTCGCGCGCCGCCACACCCAACGCATCGCGCTGGCGCACTGGAAGGACGCAGTCAAACCGATCGAGGGCGAACTCACCATCGACGAAACGGTCTTCGCCCAACAGCAGCCCTACATGACCGAACTGGGCACGGGCATCGTCGAGTGGAGCGGATGGGCCGACGCGATGGCGCTCACGCCGGGCGCCGGCATCGTGCTCATCGAACTCGACGAGGCGGCCGATCCCGTCGCCGCGCTCCGGGCGGGGACGGCCGTGGTAAGGGAGACCCGCGGTCGCTGAGCCGTCCTGCTCCGCGTCAACTCGCGTGGCGGGCCCGGGATAAGACAGTTCCTCAAATCGGAGCCGTCCGGTCCGCCGTCAGATCGTGCGATGATACGATCACCTCGCTTGCGGGGCGGGACGGGTCCACCCTGCTGTGGCGGGGAATCAGCAGTCGGCCGTCTGTCGCCTGATAGAGAGTCTTATGACGGAATACACAGAGAACCCAGTACTCTGGGGTCTTGTCGTGCTCCTGCTCATCGCAATCGCCCTCATCGTCCGCCAACGCAAGGCGGCCGTGGCGTTGCGGCAGGAGACCGACGGGCTCAGGGAGTACTACTCCAATCTGGAGCACCACTACACACAGTCCGTCGCAGCGGCCCAGGAGCAGGGCGAGGAAGCGACGAAGACCGTGCTGAAGTCCGCGATGCGGACACTGCAGGGTCTGGCCGCCGAACAGCAGCTGATCCTCTCGCGGCTGCAGAACAAGTACGGCGAGTCGGTCATCCTGCAGGACCTGCTGGAGATCGACCACACCAACTCGCAGTTCGGCCGGCGCGCCCAGTCCATCGCCGTACTCTGCGACGGCTGGCTCGGCCGGCAGCGCGACATTGCCTCGGTCTACGACGTGGTCCGCAGCGCGCAGGGCCGGGTGCGGCACTTCCGGCGGGTGGAGATCCTCTCCCAGGTGGACTTCGGCGTCTCCAGCCGGGCCGTCGAGCCGGTCTCGCTGGCCCTGGCCGAGCTGCTCGACAACGCCACCAGCTACTCCAGCCCGGACACCGTCGTCGAGATCAACATCCGGACCGTGCCCAAGGGCGTGGTCATCGTGGTGGACGACGCCGGCGTCGGCATGAACGACGAGGAGCGCGCCCGCGCCGAGAGGCTGCTGAACAGCGAGCGGGTCTCCGGCGTCGCCGGGCTCGGCAATCCACCGCAGTTCGGCCTGGCCGTGATCGGCGTGCTTTCCGAGCGCTTCGGCTTCGAGGTGTCGGTGGACTCCACGTCCCCGTACGGCGGGGTGCGCGCGGTGGTGCTGCTGCCGCACGAACTGCTCAGCAGCATGCCCGAGAAGAAGGTGCCTGCCCCAGCCATGTCCACACCGGTACCGGCACCGGGCGAGCCCGAGCCCGCACTGAACGCCCCGCTGACCGCCGACGGACTGCCTCTGAGGCGGCGCAAACGGCCGATGGCGATCGTGCAGGGATCGGCGCCCGCTCCGCTCGGCTCGGCCCGCACCGGCGCGGAGACCGCAGCGATCATGGGTGCCTTCCAGCGGGGCACACGGTCCGGCCGGGCCACGCGTCCGGACGACGCGGACCAGACGAGCGGCACACGTGCTGCCAGCAGTGAAGGGCAGGAGTTCTCGTGAACGACGATCTGTCATGGATGCTCGACAGCGCTCTGGAGATCCCCGGAGCCCTGCACTCGGTACTGATCTCCGCGGACGGTCTGTTGATGGCCCGGACGAAGGACTTCGACAGGGACGACGCGGACCGGGTCGCCGCCGGAATGAGCGGGGTGCAGTCGCTCAGCCGCTCGCTCGCGTTCTTCTGCGAGGACACCAGCCAGCGGTGGCGGCAGACCCTGGTCGAGTTCGACGGCGGCTGGGTGTTCCTGATCTCCGCCGGTGAGGGCGCGTATCTCGGCGTCTCCGCCTCCCCGGAGGTCGACATGCAGGACATCAGCTTCCGGATGCAGCAGCTCGTCGGCCAGTTGGGCAAGGTTCTGTCGGCACCGCCGCGCGAGAACCTCGGGGCCCACTCATGAGAGATTCCGAGGACTGGGATCTCGAGGCTCCGGAGTTAGTGCGACCGTACGTCATCACCAAGGGGCGCAGGCTGCCCGACGACGACAAGCTCTCGCTGATCACGCTGGTGACGGCGGCGCTCGAACAGGGGCAGCGCCCGTCGCGGCTGTCCCCGGAGGAGCACCGGCTGCTCGACATCTGCTCCGCCGGCTACCTCTCGGTCGCCGAGGTCGCGGGGCACACCCGGTTGCCGCTGGGTGTGGTGAGGATCGTGCTGGCATCGCTGACCGAATCCGGCTATCTGCTCACCCGGCCGCCGGTGGCCCGCGCCCGCCTTGCCGACAAGGAGCTCCTGGAGGAGGTGCTCAATGGTCTCCGGACCAAATTTGGATGAACGACCGAGCCTGAACGAGCGTGACTACGTCCAGGGCGGAGCAACGCAGACGGCTGTGAAGATCCTTGTCGTCGGACACTTCGCGGTGGGCAAGACCACGTTCATCGGTTCGATCTCGGAGATCCAGCCGCTGTCCACCGAGGAGACGATGACGCGGGCCGCGGAGGCGGTGGACGACCTCAAGGGGGTCCGGGGGAAGACCACCACCACCGTGGCCATGGACTTCGGCCGTCTCACCATCAGCGACCGGGTGGTGCTCTACCTGTTCGGCACGCCCGGCCAGTTGCGGTTCGTGGAGATGTGGGAGGACATGGCCCGCGGCGCTCTCGGCGCGCTGGTCCTGGTCGACCCCGAGCGGCTCGCCGACTCCTTCGCCGTGATCGACCTCATCGAGCAGTACGGCCTCGACTACGCGATCGCCGTCAACCACTTCGACGGCAGCCCGGAGCGCGCCGAGGCGTCGCTGCGGGAGGCGCTCGACCTCCTCGACGACACCCCCGTCGTCACCTGCGACGCGCGCGACGAGAAGTCGTCGGCCGCCGCCCTGACCACCCTCGTCAGCTATCTGCTGGCCCGTGCCGGCTAGGAACCTTCTGAAGATCTTGGGAGGGGGCTACCCGGTTGCAGGCCGGGCAGTCCCCTTCTGTCATGCGGTGGCTGTGGTGATCGTCCAGGTGTCGTTGTCGTGGTCGAGTCCGAGGTTGATCAGGCGGCGGAGGTCGAGGGCGGCGGCGCGGTTGTGCAGCCAGGCGTCGTTCTTGAGGACCCCGCGGTGACGCAGGCGCCTGCTGCCGCGGGTGAGCCAGGCAATGCCGCGTTCGACCATGGGGCGCCAGGCGCGGTACTCGTGCTGCCAGGTGGGGTCGGCGGCTTGGTGGCATGCCTGGGCGCTACCACGCAGCTCGCGAGCACCAGCGCCTCTACTCCGACTTCGACCGGCACAATTTCGACCTCACTGCTTGACGCCGGGCAAGGTCACACCGCGTACACCGAGCCGTTCTCTGCAACGTAATGGTGTCCATCACCAGCCATGCTGAGAAAGCGCCAGTCTTCTCGCCCTTCGTGCCCTTCCGGGAACACCTCCAAGGACACGCCGGACGACAGCGTCAGCTGGAGGTCGAACGCGTCGCCGATGCGCACATGCTCGACTACCGGGACTTCAGCGGCGATGATCCGCGAGACGGTCTCGACACGGTCGTCGAACCTGGACGTTCCGATCTTGGCCCCGGTATCGAACGCAGCTCCAGCGCGGGCTCCCGGAACATAGAGATCGCCCTTCTGGACCAGCGCCGTGGCTCCGCGGACCAGTCGCCAACGGCATTGCAGGTGAAGAGCCAGCTCTGGACGCGTCGTGTGCTCGCCGCGATAGTTCACCCACGGCACCTCGTCGCCGAATGCGAACCAGGCAAGCGTTGCGGCGCGACCGACGGCCGTGAACGGGCGCCCTTCCAGTGCCCCCAAGGCGCTGCGGGCTGCCACGAGGCTCGTCACGGAAGCCTCCCCTTCTCTGACGACCACGTCTCGCACCCAGGAGGACGACAGCATCAGGGGATCAGGATACGAGCACCGCCCCAGCGACCAGGGGAATTACGGAGGCGTCCACACTTACGACCTTCACTCGAAGCGAACCGCACCCACCAGCGAAGGCTGTACGGCGAGCTCGGCACATCACCCCCGCAGAGCACGAAGCCGCCCACCACGAACCCCCTGCGTCACTCCAGAAAACCAGCTGACCCACTCTCCACACGAAACCCGGGGCTTGCCACGGGGGTTCCGTCCAGCGATGGCGCGAGGCCGGCGCAGACTATGCCTTGAGCCAGTTGAGGAACTGGCTCCAGCGACCTCCGCCCTCCTTGGTCCCCGCAGCGACGGGATTCGTACCGGGCGCGGGTGCCGGAGCTGGTGCTGAGCTGGTTCGGTGTGTGATCTTCACTGGGGTGAAGCGGGTCGGAAGGGCGACCAAGCCGCGACTGAACGGCCCCGGGCGCCACGACAGGCTCTGCTCCGGAACAGTGAGGACGACGTCGGGGACCTGCTTGAGCAGGTTCTCAATCGCGGTGACCGCGATCTGGCGGGCTGGGTCCTTCGCCGGGCAGCCGTGGGGCCCCGCGCTCCACGCCAGGTGTGCGCGACTGTTCGTCTTCCGAGCCATGGCCAGGTCCGGTCCCGTGTTCGCGGCACCGATGCTGACAAGCAGCAGATCGCCCGCCCGGAAGTGCTGGCCAGCGAACTCCATGTCTGTAGCGGGGTAGTGCGCCATGAAGTTCGCCATGGGCGGGTTCTCCCAGAGCGTGTGATCGATGGCCTCGTCGATGAGCCCGCCCTTGCGGGCGTACTCCTCGTCGGTGAGCACCCGGTGCAGCGTGTTTCCGATGAGGTTGCGCAGCGGTTCGGAGCCGGAGGCAAGCAGAAGCGCGAGCTGGTAGACCATCTCCTCGTCCGTCAGGTTGGCAGGGTGCTGCAGCAGCCACGAAGTGACGTCGTCGCCCGGCCGGCTACGCTTGAGCGCCACCAGCTCGCCGCAGGCGCCGAACAGCACGCCGACCGCTTGCTCGGCGTTGACGCCTTCGAACATGCCGGAGGTGCCGAACATGACCCGGTCACCGATGTCGGCGGGGCAGCCGAACAGCTCGTTGAAGACCATGAGCGATAGCTGCTTGGCGTAGTCACCGAGCAGGTCCGCCGAGCCGCGCCCCCCGAAGTGGGCGATCAGGAAGTTCGAGACCTGCTCAGTGCTGCGCGCGAGACGGGGCATGTCGATGCGGGCCAGGCTGTCCGTGATGGCCTGGCGCAGCCGCAGGTGCTCGGCACCGTCGCTGAACAGGGCATTCGGCCGGTAGGTCAGCGTCGGGACCACCGGACTACCCACGGGCAGCCTGCCCTCCGCCTGGGCGCGCCACCGCCGCGAGTCCTTACGAAAGTTCACCGGGTCCTGCAGCATGCGCAAGGCAGCCTGGTAGTCGGTGACCAAAGTCGCTTCGACACCGGGAGCGAGCTCGACCGGCGCGGTCGGCCCGAAGTGGCGCAGGTAGGCGTAGTAGGCGTGCGGATCTGCGGTGAACTCCGGCTTGAAGAGCGGCACACGGCCGCCGACGGAGTGAGCAGGGCAGCCGGGCGGGGGCACCGGGGCGGAAGAGCGAACGTCCATGTCTGCCTGTGGCTCCTAAGCCGGCGGGCCAGCAAAACGCTGACGAGACTAGTCAGGGGCCAGGTGCTGCATCCCCAGAACTTGTGGGGTGGAACCACCTGCTCCGCAAGATTTGTGCGATTGTATCACCGCATCTGGGGCGCCCCTTCCCGTTCCACGGAAGGCGGTTGACGGTGCGACAGGGCACCGACGTGCAGTTGAAACTTCACAGAACGCCGCGATGCCGGACGCTGAGACCGCCCGCCCAGCCGTGCCCGCGTTCCGCCCGTCGAGCTCTGTGCCGCCAAGGTTCGGACGGGCATCAGTGCTGCCAAGCAGGCAACCTGGCCAGGCCCTCTGAGCGTCGGGATCGACGGGTTCCGCTGAGGCGTGCTGTGGCGCGTCTCCAGAGTGGCTCCTGTAGCAGGCTCCGGGCCGCCAGTGTCATGAACACTCCGACGAGCAAAGATCCCCATGCCAGAAGCCACTACGGGGCATGGAAGGAACCGCTTGGGCATCTCACGGAAATGGTGGGTGAGGACAATCCGGCACGGTGCAAGGCATTGCACGTGTGCGCAATGTCGCACCTGGACACCTGCTCAAATCCGTTTGCTCTCATTCCGGTTGGGCATGCCTGCAGGGTTTGCTGATGGCGATCGCGCCGGCCCCCATGGAGGCCTCCTGCACATCGTCCGGAGCGACGGGACTCGTCCCGATCGTGAGGGTCGATCAAACACCAGGAGGTGAGGGGACGGCGCGCTTGGAGATCGGAAGGGTGAGTGGACAGCAGCTTCTCCTGCGAAGAACGCTCCATCGGTGGATTCCTACGTGAGCGCTGGGCCGACATGTGCGACGGGCTCGGCCTGCAGCAACTCATGACAGAGTCTGCGGCGCGCCAGCTCGGTGCTGTCCTGCGGCCCTGGGGTGACATACCCGTCGGGCGATCGAGCCCGTTCCCCTCCTATGTCGCCGCCGACGGCTTCCCCGCCGAACTGTCGGTGAAGTGGTCACGCGGGAGACCAGAGCTTCGCATCCTGTTCGAGGCGCTGGGCACCTCCAGACCGATCACTGCGGCTTCCAATCGGACCGCCGCCACGGACCTGACGAACCGGCTGGCTAGGGAACCACTGGTCAGCCTGGACCGCCTCCAGAAGGTGGCCGACGTCTTCGCGCCGAGCGCCGGCCAGGCGGCAGCGCCGGTTCCCGTCTGGCATTCGCTGGCCTGGCTGCCGGGGCATCCACCGGCCTTCAAAATCTACTTCGGGCTGTACTCCCTGGCCTTGCAGGAACGTTACGCCAGGGTGGGCGAGGCGATGGAACGCCTCGGGATGGGCACCGCGTGGACCGACACTTCTGCGGGAGTATCCGGGGGGGCGCAGATTGACGGCGTAGAGCGCGAGCTGGAGTTCTTCGCCCTTGACCTGGACGACAGTGCGCGGAGCCGGGCCAAGGTGTACTTCCGCAACCACAGCAACAGCGTCGCGGTGCTGCACCAGATGGCATCGCTCGCGCTGACCCATGACCCGGTCCGGGCTCGCTCGGCCTACCGGACTCTGCTCGGCGACGCCCCAGATGCCGCGGGAAGCACCCCACTGACTTGCTTGGCTTTCCGGCCCGATGTCCCGCGCGCCGACGAGGCGAGCACCTACTTCCGGGTGTCGAGCTTCACCGCGTCCGACGCGGAAGCCGCGGCCAGAATCGGCGCGCTGCTGGCACACGAGGGCATCGACCCGCAGCGCCACCACGCGCTGCTCCACGCTGTGGCGCCTCGGCCTCTGAACCAGAGCCGGGGGCTCCAGGAGCTGGTCAGCTACCGCTCGCTCGCTGATGGCGGCGACGTTTCCGTCTACTTCAGGTTTCCGGTGTACCCCTCACCGGCTGTTCTGCCCAGCCCGCCGTCACAGCAGTCGCGGCGAGTCCTCCGGGAGGAGAACGTATGACCACCATGACCGCGCCGCTCGAAGCAGTCGCCGCCAGGAACGATCAGCACGTCCGGGCGTACCGCTCCAGTTCCTTGATCGGTCTACTGCAGGACCCCGCGACACCGGGACCCGTCAAGGACGCCGTGATTGTGTACGTAACACCGTGGTCGAACGCGTTCCAGCGGATGATCAACGCCCGTGCCGCTTTCGAGACCGACCCCCAACTCAAGGCGCTCGCGATTGAGCACCAGCAGGAAGAGGTCGGCCACAACGAGATCCTGGCGGAGAGCCACGAAAGCGCCCGGACCTCAAGCTGGGATCCCGTCGTCGAGGCCGGAGCCGCGTGGTTCGTCGAGCAGCTCCGCACCCTGCCCGGCGTGCAGCGCGTCGTCCTGGCCCACCTCGTACTGGAAGCCGGCAGCCTGACCTTCAGCAACGCCGGGTCCCTGGCCTTTCCCGGAAACAGCTACTTCGCCCTGCACGACGAAGCCGACCTGGAGCACATCGAGATGGGCTACCGCCTGCTCGCCGAGCGCCAGGACTGGCAACTCGACGACGTCCTCGTTCTTCTCGACCGCGCCTGGCAGATCATCACCATGGTCTCCGACAGGATTGCCGAGCTGGCCCTGCACGACGCGGCAGGCCAGGCATGAGCACCCTCCCCCAGGAGACCCTCGACTCCGGTTCCGCCACCGGAATCGCCGAGCGCTGCGCGAACGCGTTCCAGCAGACCTTCACCGACCGACTCGTCGCGGCCTACGCCCTCGGAAGTCTGGCGCACGGCGGGTTCGCGCCCGCCGTCAGCGACATCGACCTCGGTCTCGTGCTCAGGAACTGCCGCCAAGACGACGAACAGACCATCCACCGCGTCACCATCGACCTCCACCAGACGGGGGGTGACTATCAGCGCCTTTCGGTGTTCTGGAGTTCCCTGCCCGCGCTCCGCGCGAACCAGGACGACGGCAGATTCCCGGCCGTCGACCGACTCGACCTCAAGAACAGCGGCATACTGCTGCTCGGCACCGACGTACGCCGCGACGTGGAACAGCCAGATGCCCGCGTGCTGCTGATCGACAGCATCGGCTTCGCGCTGGAAGTACTCGCCGCGGGCCCCGTGGTGGCCGACTTTCACAGGCCAGAACGCCTCGTGAGCGACATCAGACGGTTCACGAAAGCCGTCCTGCTCCCCGTCAGGTTCCTCTACACCGCCGCCCATGCCGTGCCCGGATCCACCGACGACGCAATCCAGTACCACCTAGGGCAGTCCCCCCCGGCCGCGGCAGAGCTCGTCCGTGCCGCGACCCGGGCGCGTCACGGACAGCCAGACTCGGCAGAGCGCCTGACCGAGCTCCTCCACGCTGAGCTGATCCCGCTCTACCTCTACTACATCGAGAGCTGTCTGATGAGGCTGACCCCCGCCGACAGCGACCTGGTGCAAGGCCTCACCCACTGGCGATCACAACTCATGGAGTAGGAACGGGAACCCCGCAACCCGGACCTCAGGCTCCCAGGAGCCGGACCGGCGCCATCGTGATCCCGGCCAGCAAGGCCGCGCAGAGGCGCGGACGGAACCCCGTCCGTGCCTCCTGCTGGTGAGCACACTCCACCGTCTCGACCGGCCAGGTGGGCAGAGCACCCACCGCGGACGGGCACAGCCGAGCGACGGTCGTCGGTGGACACGGCGCTGGCAAAGGCATCTCCGGGGCCCGGGCGCCCGGGTCCGGGAGGGTGGTGCCTGGTGCTGGCGCGACGGTCAGGTGGTGCTGGAGGCCTCGGCGTCTCCGAACAGGTAGTCAACACACCGTCCCTGGTCCACCATTCGACGGTCTCCGGGCTGACGTCGGCCAGCGATGCGATCTGCTTGCGGGTGATCCGTGCAGGCAGGGTGGCAGGGCGTTGGATGAAGTCGTCGATAGCTGTAGCGGCTATAGCGCACCATCATCGCGTATCCAATCCCCATCTGCCTGCACCAGTCCCGTTCCTCGTCTGATTCGGGCTGCAGGAGGGTGCGCGTCCGAAGCCCGGTAGCGGTCCTGCGGCGAAATACCCAACCCCGGAATTTGACCTCCTGGAAGGCGCCCCGTCCGTGGCGGGGCGCGACCGGCGTCGATGGTGGAGCGCTGGGACCGGGCCCCGCCCTTCGGGTCGCCCGCGCAGCCGAAGCGGGAGGACTGGGGCATGGGTCGTGTCCGACGGCGGTCGGCCGTGTGGGGCGCGGATGTGAGGGCGTGCGGTGCCTGCCGCGCGCGGTCGCGGCCTGTCCGGGTGCTTTCCGGGTCGGGGGCGGTCGGGGTGGCGGTGTCGCCGGTGGCCGGTCGGGCCGTCGGGGTGTGGTTCGGCGTGAGGATTAGGTCGCAGGTGGCGGCTGGTGAACCGCGTCGAACAGGCCCTGGAAGGCGTCTCGCCAGGGCCAGTGGGACCAGGTGGGCGCGCAGGGTGGCGGTGGTGGCTTTGGCGTGGAAGCGCGAGGCCAGGGCGCCGGCGGCCCGCAGCAGGTTGTGGGACATCGCGCACAGGGTCAGCCACGCGGCGTTGGCCTGGAAGCTCCCCGACGGCAGGTGGGCCAGCGGTCCGGACTTACCGTCGGCGATCGCCTGCTCGACGACAGCGTGCCGGCGGTGGTCGAGCTCTGCGTCGAGCATCGGGAAGGGCCTGTCGGTGAAGACGGGGTGGTAGCGCCAGGTAGTGAACAACTCGCCCTGCCCCTGGGTGACTTCGGTGTTCAGCCGTCGCACCCGGCGCACGATGAGGCGCGCGGTGACCTGCTCGGCCTTCTTGCGTCCGGTGAAGGCGGTGTATTCCGTCTCGGCGACCTGGGCATCGGAGACCGTCTCGCCGGTGTCCGGGTAGCGGATCGCGGTCCAGGATTCCTGCGGGATGCGCGAGATCGCGGCGGCGATGGAGGGGTTCATGCCGGTGGCCAGGGAGAAGCGGGTACCGGCCCGGCGGCAGGAGGCGACCACGTCGGCGGTGTAAAACTTGCTGTCCGCGCGCACCAGGCGGATCCCGGTGCCGCCGGCCTCCTTTGCGACGGCCAGGGCCTCGGCGACGAAGCTTTCCGCGCCGCGGACGTCGGCGGCCTTGCCGCGGCGCAGGCGTACCGCGCCGATCACGGGCCGGGCGATGGGGGTGGAGAGGGTGGCCAGGATCGGGTGCAGGGTGCGCTGGCCCTTGAGGCGGCCGACCTCGGCGCCCTGCTTGGCGTGGCCGTAGACGCGGCGGTGGGTGGGGTCGATGTCGATGAACATCACCTGGTCGGCGCCGGGCAGCAGCGGTGCGTGTCGGGCGAGTTCGGCGAGGAACTGGCGGTGCACCCGGTGCAGTTGGCGGTTGTGTCCGTGGGTGAAGGACCGCAGGAAGGTGCCGAGGGTGGACGGTGCGCGTATGCCGCCGAAGGCCCGGGCCATCGCGCCGTGCCGCAGTCGGGCGTCGTCGTCGATGCTGTCCGCTCCGGCACACATGGCGCCGAGCAGCGACATCACCTTCGCGGCAGGGTGGGCGCCGCCGCTGTTGGCAGCCCCGTCAATGCGTATCGCGGCGGCCAGGTCCGGCAGTCCGGCCCGCTCGGCCAGGCGGACCAGCGTCAGCAGTCCGGCGTCGGCGATCAGGTTCGGCTCGTCGAACGCAGCGCGGACCGCCGTGGCGGCATGGGAAGATTGCATCTCGCTGATGTTCTCTCGATCTGTGGACCTGGAACCGTAGGAAGTCCCATCGTCCCAGGTCAGAGGACATCCGCGTCATCATGTCCAGGCCCCGACGGATCATTCATCGGTGGATTCGGGCTCAAAGTTCCCCCCGAAGGACATATGCCATCCGTATTCGATCGCTCACGGATCCTGACTGCCCAACACGTCGGCGGCTCACACCAGCAACTCCCTGCGCCTGCCTATTGACATGATTCGCACAACGGCGGGACAGTAGCGCCGTCCTGACGCACGTCCGCACGATGTTCGGTTCTGCCGGGCTTCGCCCGCCCCGATGGCGGACGTGCAAGGGGTCTTGTTCCGTCGCACCCCTCCCCTGGTGAACCGATGCCCGGGCGTGCCCAAATCCCGGAAGGGGAGCGGAACATGTCCCTGGCATCACTACTCCTGCGCCTGGTGAGACCCGGCGTGGTGACGGCGACGCTCGCCGCCGCCGCGCTGGCCTTCACCACCGGAACCGCCACCGCGGCTCCGGCACTCACCCAGATCAGCGCCGACCCCTACACCAACACCACCAGCCAGCACGCCACCGAGGTCGAGCCGGACACCTTCGCCTACGGCTCCACCGTCGTCTCCGCGTTC encodes:
- a CDS encoding sugar phosphate isomerase/epimerase, with product MTPRLATDIVTFYHPEFWGLDSADAFRDWAFRNPAAFWERVMDALVQAGVTGIELTFAPGDIDSVLRAFGSAPAFRRDLASRGLSVVSAFVADSESPDWRHGGNLPAIVADAEGRAAFLADVGADLLVTGLPMRTTFGTRPPFFVDAAYMTRMADIAHVVGEAVAQHGVRLAFHTESNSTLWYERDIDLFMALTDPRYVWLCPDSCHIALGGGDPVAVARRHTQRIALAHWKDAVKPIEGELTIDETVFAQQQPYMTELGTGIVEWSGWADAMALTPGAGIVLIELDEAADPVAALRAGTAVVRETRGR
- a CDS encoding ATP/GTP-binding protein, giving the protein MVSGPNLDERPSLNERDYVQGGATQTAVKILVVGHFAVGKTTFIGSISEIQPLSTEETMTRAAEAVDDLKGVRGKTTTTVAMDFGRLTISDRVVLYLFGTPGQLRFVEMWEDMARGALGALVLVDPERLADSFAVIDLIEQYGLDYAIAVNHFDGSPERAEASLREALDLLDDTPVVTCDARDEKSSAAALTTLVSYLLARAG
- a CDS encoding DUF742 domain-containing protein, with product MRDSEDWDLEAPELVRPYVITKGRRLPDDDKLSLITLVTAALEQGQRPSRLSPEEHRLLDICSAGYLSVAEVAGHTRLPLGVVRIVLASLTESGYLLTRPPVARARLADKELLEEVLNGLRTKFG
- a CDS encoding IS1380 family transposase translates to MQSSHAATAVRAAFDEPNLIADAGLLTLVRLAERAGLPDLAAAIRIDGAANSGGAHPAAKVMSLLGAMCAGADSIDDDARLRHGAMARAFGGIRAPSTLGTFLRSFTHGHNRQLHRVHRQFLAELARHAPLLPGADQVMFIDIDPTHRRVYGHAKQGAEVGRLKGQRTLHPILATLSTPIARPVIGAVRLRRGKAADVRGAESFVAEALAVAKEAGGTGIRLVRADSKFYTADVVASCRRAGTRFSLATGMNPSIAAAISRIPQESWTAIRYPDTGETVSDAQVAETEYTAFTGRKKAEQVTARLIVRRVRRLNTEVTQGQGELFTTWRYHPVFTDRPFPMLDAELDHRRHAVVEQAIADGKSGPLAHLPSGSFQANAAWLTLCAMSHNLLRAAGALASRFHAKATTATLRAHLVPLALARRLPGPVRRGSPAATCDLILTPNHTPTARPATGDTATPTAPDPESTRTGRDRARQAPHALTSAPHTADRRRTRPMPQSSRFGCAGDPKGGARSQRSTIDAGRAPPRTGRLPGGQIPGLGISPQDRYRASDAHPPAARIRRGTGLVQADGDWIRDDGAL
- a CDS encoding tryptophan dimethylallyltransferase family protein yields the protein MDSSFSCEERSIGGFLRERWADMCDGLGLQQLMTESAARQLGAVLRPWGDIPVGRSSPFPSYVAADGFPAELSVKWSRGRPELRILFEALGTSRPITAASNRTAATDLTNRLAREPLVSLDRLQKVADVFAPSAGQAAAPVPVWHSLAWLPGHPPAFKIYFGLYSLALQERYARVGEAMERLGMGTAWTDTSAGVSGGAQIDGVERELEFFALDLDDSARSRAKVYFRNHSNSVAVLHQMASLALTHDPVRARSAYRTLLGDAPDAAGSTPLTCLAFRPDVPRADEASTYFRVSSFTASDAEAAARIGALLAHEGIDPQRHHALLHAVAPRPLNQSRGLQELVSYRSLADGGDVSVYFRFPVYPSPAVLPSPPSQQSRRVLREENV
- a CDS encoding roadblock/LC7 domain-containing protein — encoded protein: MNDDLSWMLDSALEIPGALHSVLISADGLLMARTKDFDRDDADRVAAGMSGVQSLSRSLAFFCEDTSQRWRQTLVEFDGGWVFLISAGEGAYLGVSASPEVDMQDISFRMQQLVGQLGKVLSAPPRENLGAHS
- a CDS encoding ATP-binding protein, with amino-acid sequence MTEYTENPVLWGLVVLLLIAIALIVRQRKAAVALRQETDGLREYYSNLEHHYTQSVAAAQEQGEEATKTVLKSAMRTLQGLAAEQQLILSRLQNKYGESVILQDLLEIDHTNSQFGRRAQSIAVLCDGWLGRQRDIASVYDVVRSAQGRVRHFRRVEILSQVDFGVSSRAVEPVSLALAELLDNATSYSSPDTVVEINIRTVPKGVVIVVDDAGVGMNDEERARAERLLNSERVSGVAGLGNPPQFGLAVIGVLSERFGFEVSVDSTSPYGGVRAVVLLPHELLSSMPEKKVPAPAMSTPVPAPGEPEPALNAPLTADGLPLRRRKRPMAIVQGSAPAPLGSARTGAETAAIMGAFQRGTRSGRATRPDDADQTSGTRAASSEGQEFS
- a CDS encoding cytochrome P450, which codes for MDVRSSAPVPPPGCPAHSVGGRVPLFKPEFTADPHAYYAYLRHFGPTAPVELAPGVEATLVTDYQAALRMLQDPVNFRKDSRRWRAQAEGRLPVGSPVVPTLTYRPNALFSDGAEHLRLRQAITDSLARIDMPRLARSTEQVSNFLIAHFGGRGSADLLGDYAKQLSLMVFNELFGCPADIGDRVMFGTSGMFEGVNAEQAVGVLFGACGELVALKRSRPGDDVTSWLLQHPANLTDEEMVYQLALLLASGSEPLRNLIGNTLHRVLTDEEYARKGGLIDEAIDHTLWENPPMANFMAHYPATDMEFAGQHFRAGDLLLVSIGAANTGPDLAMARKTNSRAHLAWSAGPHGCPAKDPARQIAVTAIENLLKQVPDVVLTVPEQSLSWRPGPFSRGLVALPTRFTPVKITHRTSSAPAPAPAPGTNPVAAGTKEGGGRWSQFLNWLKA